The Octopus sinensis linkage group LG9, ASM634580v1, whole genome shotgun sequence genomic sequence ccataaacaaccttgcctggacttgtgcctcagaggataactttctaagttgcaatcccatggtcattcatgacagaaggagatcctttctctctatatatatatgttcttttggtCCTGAGGCTGTATTCTGCTCATTAGTTATTTCATCTTTGTCATTCGTCCATCATCTTAAAATACATTTATCCACTTTCTTAAGTCCACTTCTGTATCACTTGTCATCCATGTATTGCTTGCTCTTGGCTCTATATTCCCGCAACTTTCACAGGCATTACCAACATGGGAAACATCTCAGTCTTATCATTAATGGTGTGTAACTGAGTAATACcatctggttgataactgatgaagagttGGGGACTTTTTGTGTCTGTCATCCATCCGTTTGTGCACTCAGTGtacattgttttttgctttttgtttgtgtatttgctatacactttttcatttgttatatgtgtgtatgtatataaatgtgtatatatatcatcatcgtttaacgtccgctttccatgctagcatgggttggacgattttgactgagggctggcgagccagatggctgcaccagactccaatcttgatctggcagagttctacagctggatgcccttcctaacaccaaccactccaagagtgtagtgggtgctatttacgtgccaccggcaagggggccagtcaggcagcactggcaacgacctcgctcgaatctttttacacgtgccagtgaagcaacATTGGTAACGATTACAAagtgaaatattactttgctaggAAATAGGTGATGGTTGGCAACAAGGACATCTGAATGTAGAAAATATGTCTCAAGAATTCTGTTTGAcacatggatattaaatgatgatgataatgatatatatgagggagtgctgaaaagttcctggctttggttaaaaggaaatacaggaggatcagttaatgcAACATAATTCCCTCttggattcacacacttattgtagcagtccttcagtttttctaagccctgtaaaagaagtcagaaggttgggtctccaaccaggcctttcatgataccctcaAAACCCAGAAACTTTTCacaacccctcatatatatacacacaaagttatgttgaaaagttcctggctttaagggtatagaTTTCCTTGTCAGTATTGTTGCTGTCAGACATCCAGTGTACCACTGACTGGCTCTTAATGCTGACTCTAACCACATTGTTTTAcaaatttcaatataaaatataaacccaACGTACTTTTCATATATGTTCACTGTAGGCTGTAATTTATGACAAAATGAAGATATCAACTTTTGAGCATGTTCTTGTTATAAATCTTACTTGTATGTCACATTTAAAATATTGAAGGACACTTTAGGATTTGTAAAGGTCAGTTTTAACCAAACTGGTGGAACCTATTTTCCTAGAAAGTTCTGCGAATAAGAAACAAATCTTTCTATCAAGACATAACACAATTACAATCCCTCTCGATTCTACATTGACCAATGGTATAGGTGGCTGCAATTGAAAGCTCTACCTTATAAATCATGTTTTTCAATGGCACAAGCAGGAGCAACAATGGAAGTCTCATGGATTTGAGCTTTCTCAAGTCTGTTAGTTTCAAAAAACTCAGGCAACACTCTGTATTTGAAAAGGTtaaccaaataataaataaacaatattttccaaGTGAAATGTTAAACAATGCAACTCTTTTGATCTTTTAATGTCATAAATTCAGTTTTAGTAGCAGAGTGGCTGAAAAGTTAAAGGTTTTGTACGACTGATGGCTCCATAATAATCTAGCATTGAAGTCTCGCTTACATCTATTCTGCCACACCCAACCAATAATTTGATGTCTATTGGCAGACAATTGATACACCGCCATTAGATCACAAAATTACTTGCAACATTTAGCCATAttctattaaatttattataatatttagctTTGTCTCACTACAATCTGAGTTCTAATCCTGtttgaggtcaacttagccttttatccttttagacatataaaacaaataacaataatatacttgGGTATAACTAAATCAACTGAATTTCAACCAATCTTTAGATGGTGGAAAAAcaaatgtatgaaaatattttgtcccATAATGAATGAAATGGCTGTGGACAAATGGCCAATGTAGCTGATAGTTTATAAATTTACAGAGAATGCAGTTGAGATAAGAGACACAGCTCTAACAATAGGTGAACTATTGTATATTTAAAGGTTACTAAATCTTAATGTTTTCTAACACAGAAGTGTTCATCTATGTATTAGGCACTTACACTCTACTTAGGAGAGTGCAGGTCAGGTGGGCAGGCAACCTTGTTTGAAAGCCTGATACATGACTACCCAAAAGACTGTTttacagtgaactggcagaaggcAAGCACACACAAGGTAGGCAGAAAAACCACTTCAAAGATACATTCAAAGCCTCACTGAAGTGTTTTCAGATCAACCCCAACACCTAATCAATGCAAGCACAGGACTGCCCTGCCTGGCATAGCTGTACCAATAGAGGTGCCATCTCCTACAAACAGAATAGGATAGCAGGAGCACAAAGAAAACATGAACTGCACAAGCCCAGAGACAACTCATTGCCTTCATTCCCAGCAGACCACCAGTGCCTGACTTGTGGCAGAACCTTCTGAGTACACATCAGTCTGATTGACTACAGATAGACACAATGTGGACCCATCTTTTTCTCCCATGACATGTCCTGGTCATCAACAACAATGGTGGACGAACTTATTAAGCATTGCTAAAGCCCATTCTTTCTAGATCTgctatatttattcaaataacaGTAATATGAACCTCTTATTTAAGTCAGTAAATGCTAGCAACAGGAAAGGCCTCTGATTGTAAAATAATGCCtcagtatatacacatgtaacccatgcctgtatggaaatatggatgtaaaacaaatgaaaaatagtaCTATCTTTCTAAATAATGTGTTCTATTTATCTTAAAGCATTTTCTGGATGGTAGGCTAAGGGCATAGTGTTTTGCCTTGTTAAAACCCTAAGTGTTTACTggtattttctgctgcttttactgAGATTTCAGCTGATACTTTCATCCCAGTCTATTGGTTCTACAGATATTTCAAGTGTTTGAAAGTTGGCCCTAGCATCCTTTAAAAGATCATCATCTCTTCAAAAATAAAATGTCATCCAATTTGCAATGATCTAATTTAATAATCAGTCTAATCTCTAGTCCATTGTTGTATTGTGATAAAACTTGAGTACCAAACTGTACAAAGCCCAAGTTGCAGTCCTTCTCTTGGACAAAAATTAGTGGCACAGAAAGACTTTCATACAGAGGCAATGGCCAATCTTCCTCAAAAGTCTGCTCAAcctgcacatacatgtgtagatGAAATGGTTAACTTTGACAGATGAATGAATATTGATGAATGGTCCGATTTGATTAAGAGACCCTATAAAAAGGTTGAGATAGTTCTCatgttttcaaaaaaaatttcttgTTCCTTTAATTTACAAAAccttataagtatgtataccaTGTTTCAAACTAGTTTCTAATCTGTCTTAATCTGGTTGTGTAAATTATGTATTACTCTACAAAACTAGTACCACTTTTAGAAATAGTTAAATCCTTAAAATTTCTATAGTTAAAACTTTCTCCCttctattaaacacacacacagaacatatcCCTTGTCCCAAACCTTCACCACCTATAACCTGCCAACCCTCCTTTCTCCTCCCAAATCATGATGCttgagtggtagtggtggtgagatTGTCCTCCGGTTAACCTTTACCCATCTTCCCTGATTCTTCTGCCACTACACTCTCCTGGACATGTTTACTTGAACACACACCCTAgcccctcatcatcattttatttttcctttatgtACCACTCTAAACCCTCCATGTATAACATGGGGTAGCACTGCTTCTATTCAACCCTCCCCACTGGctctatcactcactctctctctaactcCTGATACTACTTTCCTTTCCCCCACTTCCTTAACACTGTCTCTcttttcagtcctactgtatgctGCCTTGGgcaattgtttatttctttaattctgaGCTGTCTAATATCTTATGAGTGAATTTCATAAACTGGAACTGTacgaagcctgtcatgtgtgcacaaATGTTTACATTCTATGTTCTTAATACAAATAAAGCATTGAGTTACAACTGGTAAAGTTTGTTGACATTTCCCTTGTCAATAAATTGTCAGCTGATTTGCATTTACAAAGACATGTGGAATAAGAGGTCCTttccttgaaaaataaaaaaaagtaagggttagtgacaggaaaaccatccagctgtaaaacaatgcctcaataatatgTCTTTTGTGGATTTGGTTAATAACCGTTTGTATCCTAGTGTATAAATTCACAACTCTGACTATCATAAGCGATGACTACATGGGTTGGCAACAGCAACAGTTTCCATCACTACCCAACAACATGTCAATATGGAAAAGCAGGTATAAAACAGAAATGGAACTCAGTAtgtctttctcatcatcatcatcatcattgttttaacatccactttttcatgcttgcatgggttggatggagtttactGAAGTAGATTTTCTTTAACCAGATGATCGTATGTcattccaagcaaggtaatatttctctatggccagacgacacattcacatatatacatgcatatatacacatatgacaggcgtcttacagtttctgtctattaagtctgctcacaagattttggttaacCTGGGGACATAGTAAGAAgactcttgtccaaggtgcctcaaataagactgaacctgaaaccatgtggttgagaagcaaacatcttaccacataaccatgcctgcacctatatcttATGCTCTGATATttttgaaatacaacaatatatccCAGGTGTTTTCTTAAAGAACagtttaaaaacaaataagtcATATCAAACAGAAAAATCGAattaaagacaaaagacaaatggAAATTTCATTGTTATGTCAAAGTAACATGTTTTATTGTGTGGGCCAAGTATCATCTGTGGAGACAAAGAGGCTAAAGTTGAATTAACTCGAGCAAACAAGCTTGGTcatgcacacaaatactcacacatgcatacatacacacacacaaccacccacacaaataaataaaaccagacaaaacaaaataaacatagtCCAATATCTGAACAGCAACCatgatgaggctgtgagacttgtTGCAGAAATAGCCTGCTGGTTAGTTGAAACCACTGAAGAAGATTGTCACATCGGGACAGaccaaagaggaaaaaaaacccaaGGTTGGAAATGTATAGAACATTTGTCCAAATTGTTTAAAATGTATTCTCATTACTATTACTGTAATAGGTTGACTAATTATATAtagtcatattattattgttctattTATCCAATTAGTAGTAACTAAAATTAGATAGGGCTTACTAGTCATACAGTCTTATACAATCTATAATTAAAAGCCATAGCTCCTGCACAACTTTAGATTGGAAAAGGAGTCACAGTAAACCCAAATATTGGAGTCTGTCAGTGTTTATTACAGTAAGAAATATTGCCAATCTGGTGAATAAGAAAGCTAGAAAGTGGCCTGTGATTATGGTGTGGTGCTGGTGCCAAAACACAAACCAACAGACCACAAATGAAGCCAGTCCTTAGTTATCTTGGATATAAGAACAGTAATTTCAAAGAATCGTAGCATGTTAGAGCTAGCTCTGACATATTAAGCatgttgtatgtggtgtgtgtgtgtgtgtgtgtggaataaaagtagaaaagcataaatttcacagtttataatttaattactttCAATAGCTGTTTCATTAGAAATAAACATCATTAATTCCACACTTACATAATTAAGATGCAGAATCGATTAGTATATATTAAATCATTAATCTGAAGCTATGTTTATCCCAGCATCAGCCTATCATTAGCATAGACCATATCTCTGATGATTTTGGATAAGCATTGctttaaattaattatgtatctaaatttcaaaattatggaGTTAATGATGTTCATtcctaatgaaacagctgttgaaagtAATTAAATCCCAAACTATCTGTTAAATTTATGCTTTCCTGctttttattctaaatatatatagctCATAATGATCATTTTAGCCATTTATAATATAAGCTTTTTCCACTGGATTTACTGCAATGTTATGTGTCGGAACATAACAATCTAATTATTGAGTTTGATATAGTCATTCATGTTTtatacataatttctttttatatcaatagttatgtatgtgtgcacgtgtgtgtgtgtgcatgtaatcatAAGAGGTTACAAAGCTGTTGGGCATTTGAAGATGGCCTAACTGATCCACTCTGCTCCTTCCCTCACCATATGCTGCTAAACTCTCACTCATTGTCCCCAACTATTTGTTGCTAGCATATGACAATGTCCACACACACTGGGCAAGGACCAATATAAGTGAGAGCAGCATACTAGTGCTTGGAGCAGCCTGTTGATCAGGAATCTGTAAGAAGATCCCCTCTATATTCTAATATTGCTGCCATGGCTGAAAGAACAGGAGATCTTACTGTTTTactattaaaatataaatcagaaaGTACCCAAAGAATTCTACATTAATGTAGGAAATGATTTCctaaattgatgatgataatgttgatgatgatgatgatgtagggaTTCACtttaatgaagatgaagatgatactAGTTGTTTGATAAATCATGAAAGATGTATTTCAATAACGAAAGGTTTGGGAGAAAAGTAGGGCCTTTCTAATTTATGGAGTAACCCTTTATTTTTAAATGGGAGGAGTAGATTTACGAAAGTAAAGGGCATTTAGGAATTTTATTTGGatatttaaaacaacaataaaaaaggtaaatgaaaataaatacaaatgataatttgaaaaattatattgtGTATTTGAAGATTTGATGGCGGACGGCTAACAAATTCTCAATATTTTATAAGAATagtaaagaaaatttgaaaacagtTTAGTCCAAAGTAAAAATTGGATTGGGGGAATATGCCTGGAAAGGCAAAAATTTTTGAGAGAGCAGGGAGAGAGATTAGTCATAGCGAGACAACTCATCAGACCACAGCTAAAAGAATCTGGGAGAAGTGTCTGTGCTAGTTGAAAGAAGACACAGACCCTGCATACGTACATGCGCagatatgcatagacacacacacacacaactctgacAGAGAGAAGAAACAGAGGTGGAAGTCATTTAGTTCTCAGAATTATGTTGTCGTAAGACATTAATTTGCTAATAAATAATTTGGACAATgcaaaactggaaacaaatttgtGCAGAGACAGAAAGAATTTATGGGAGGGGAGCAGAGAAAGAGGATagaggagagggagaaaaaatgCACCAATGAGGGGAAGTGCACTTTGGTGTTGACAACTGACACAGTCCCCCTTTATTTTAAGCCCAACTATGTCACACACTGAccttttaaataaagtaccaattaccATTTCACTTGAAGAAAAAGCAGAGATACAATTTGGCTTCAGGTTCAGAAAGAAACAATCTAAAATGTAATATTCTTCCAATATGAAAAAACATCATCTTTTGACTAAAGTTCCTTTATACACAGATATTTTGTTCcatttgtgtatttaatttgcagaaaaaattaaatactattCTTAACTCAGTTTTGAAGCTAAAAATAGCAACATGTGATGAAACATAGTAAttggagtgggggtggggtgtttggGGAGAGTTTATCATTCTATTGACTAGATAGAAAGAACACTCAGTCAGTTTTCACATTCTGATTTCTGAAATCGTTTTCATACTCGACAAAGTCATCAAAGAGACTTGGCCAAGCTTCTGTGTCGTCATATGCAGATAGGTCATCCCCAACTTGTTCAGTGAAATTTAAAAACATGTCCCAGGTGTCTTTTGGAATGCCTCTGATGTCAGGATGCTTGGCAAGGAAATCTAGCCAATGTTTAAGGATTGGAGGTTCTGTCCGAGTGAATATAAGTTTCCAAAGAATTATAGCCATATCTATTGGCAAAGTCCTTTGCCCAGATTCTAGCCCAAATTTGTACGTCCATCGATAGAAATCTCGAAAATTCTGCTTGTTTTGAACTTCTAAGAGAAGGTCATTAAATTTAGAGCGAATCCCTTTGACAGAATCAACTTTGAGACATTTACAACCTTGAACAAACTCCTCTCTTGTAAAGCAGCACATTGTTGCAGCCTGGAATTTCCAGGCTAAAATCAATACAATAAATTCTTCAGGTTTTACATCCAGGTCCTTACAAAATGTTTCAATTCCTTCGGCAAGAATCATATCATGGCTAATATCACGGTAAGCTTCAAACAAGTTATGAATATCCTGCTCAGAGTAATCTCGGCAGAGCAACGACAAACGTTTGCTGTCTCCATTGGCTTGTTTTTTAATGGGTGGGATTTTGGAGTAGGTGGGAAACATTTTCTTGCCCGACGCTTCAGCTGAAGAAGGATTTGATGCTTTGCTCGAGCTGCTAAGCTGAGATTTGTAGTTAGCGCTTGAGGTTTGTGAACGTTTAGCTTCCTTCGCTTGACTGATTTCTTGGCTTTTAGTGTTGTCACCCCCACCAACAGCAAGTCCACTAAGGTTGTCATCACAGGAAGAATTAGAACTGGAGTTAACTGGCTCACAACAAGACAAGCACTTCCCCATTAGAATAGGCTCAAACTAAACAGTTCTTAGTAGGGGTTTCAaacctataaaataaaaataaaatgaaaataattagaaCAAAGATATTAAAGTTTCATTAACatttttatacatgtacattatcAGGAACTAAAAtaggttttaaaaatatttagattAAATAGTTTCTGTTCACAAGACATATCTTaggcctctctgtctctctctctctcacacacacacacacacacaccttacataAATTGGTTTATGTCCCAGGTACTTCATGTTCCTAGCAACTGAAGTTCCTCTGATGTAATTATGATCAAGATAGTTGTGGCTTTAGTGATATTAATGaaaatgactatgatgatgatatgaaactAAGTTTGTATATAACCAAAGATTATTAGTAATATAATTGGTGTGATATTTTCTGACATGACAACCAGGAATTACTATTTCCAAAGAAAAGCACAGTTTCCATTGAGCATTACCATTTCTTTATAACACCCAGTTTAACATTTTCTATGGTTTAGATTGTACCAAATTATCTTAAACCTCATGTACTCATGTATTCAACCAAAATCACAGAATTGCATGAAGGATAATCTCCATAATATTGAGTCAAATATTTGTGTCTCAAACTCTagcttaataaaattattttactaaactttcaaaataattaagtaattaatatttaatcaaatCAATGATTTTACAGCAGTGACAAAGGTAGAATTTTACCCTCACTCTCCAAAACACAACATAAAACTTATAAAGTCCTGCCCAGCTACAGTAATGGACAGAAGGAAGTTTTCTACACTTTGAAACAGAGTCACAAAAGGGTTTAAaccttttattattgtatttttgtggAAATAtattgcctttatttcaattaatttttaaaatgaagaatttattaaaataattgtcattattaaactggaacaaataatgaaaatttgaaaGTTTTTAATTCAGGTCATTTTAAAGTATTAATTTGTATCATAGACCCAGGGTTAGTGAACATGGacaggttggtattaaaagggttagtATTTCCATTCTCCTACAGCATCATCAAAGTTGTTGTTTATGATAAAAGAATCCTCAAAATATCTGGCTTTCTCACATTTAAATATAATAGTCACTCAATTGTTTAACCATTTGAAAAAAATGCCACAATCCAGTACACTGAAAATATCAACAAGTCATTTTACTCCTTCATAACAACTACAGTTATGGTAATATGTCAGGGATTATTTTTGattagtaaataaaaaattactaaaatagtGGAGGTTTGTAATGGTTATTGTTGGAAATTATGTGAGTGGCTTGTTGGCAGTCAGTTTTTGTTTGAATTATTCTTGTTTGGGAGTGAAACCTGAGGAAACAGAAATGACCAactgaacaaataataataataataataataataaaaatgcc encodes the following:
- the LOC115215550 gene encoding DCN1-like protein 3, whose protein sequence is MGKCLSCCEPVNSSSNSSCDDNLSGLAVGGGDNTKSQEISQAKEAKRSQTSSANYKSQLSSSSKASNPSSAEASGKKMFPTYSKIPPIKKQANGDSKRLSLLCRDYSEQDIHNLFEAYRDISHDMILAEGIETFCKDLDVKPEEFIVLILAWKFQAATMCCFTREEFVQGCKCLKVDSVKGIRSKFNDLLLEVQNKQNFRDFYRWTYKFGLESGQRTLPIDMAIILWKLIFTRTEPPILKHWLDFLAKHPDIRGIPKDTWDMFLNFTEQVGDDLSAYDDTEAWPSLFDDFVEYENDFRNQNVKTD